From Verrucomicrobiota bacterium, one genomic window encodes:
- a CDS encoding transposase: AHQKRLRTSNALERVNQELKRRTRVASLFPNEPSLLRLVSALLQATSEVWETGKVYLNMECQT, from the coding sequence GCACATCAAAAACGCCTGCGCACCTCCAACGCGCTCGAGCGGGTCAACCAGGAACTCAAACGCCGCACCCGGGTCGCCAGTCTCTTTCCCAATGAACCCTCGTTGCTCCGACTCGTCTCGGCCCTGCTCCAGGCAACCAGTGAAGTCTGGGAAACCGGAAAAGTTTACCTCAACATGGAATGCCAAACCTAG